In a single window of the Desulfovibrio mangrovi genome:
- a CDS encoding alpha/beta fold hydrolase: MHRNAIPRSLLSLILLLAVLTGASIAGATQPAAADTTEDYPFTNRYQATVFGTPPTLRYQFKKRITPVTPSFKSISIRDRQVPEIFWYCESIEYSEMLQQGEAPLIYIIAGTGGRFSSSKMAFLQRLFYDAGYHTVALSSPTHFNYITSLSKHGIAGYVPYDVDDLYTLMQWIRKDVEARRKVSGYSVTGYSLGAMHSAFLAERDAREQRFNFDKVLLINPPVDLFSSATTFDSWLKDPDGKHSPQKAIDKFIHKFSEFYKTGNFARLDSEVLYTFFNTLDMDDMELKQLIGASFRLTASSMIFTSDVCLNAGYVVPADTKLDTASPLLPYFTTASKLPFEDYFHEFLLPYLQYVDADMTEEKALADCSLRKIAPFLKTTDNILLVGNLDDPILQPDEVRFLQDTLGERATFFDRGGHCGNMQFDQFARAMLRAITR; this comes from the coding sequence ATGCATCGTAACGCCATCCCACGTTCTCTGCTCAGCCTTATTCTGTTGCTTGCAGTGCTGACAGGTGCTTCCATCGCCGGAGCCACACAGCCGGCTGCCGCAGACACAACGGAAGACTATCCCTTCACCAACCGCTATCAAGCCACGGTTTTCGGGACACCGCCGACGCTACGCTACCAGTTCAAAAAACGGATCACTCCGGTTACACCCTCTTTCAAATCCATCAGCATCAGGGACAGACAGGTTCCGGAGATTTTCTGGTACTGCGAATCAATCGAGTATTCCGAAATGCTGCAGCAGGGCGAGGCCCCGCTCATCTACATCATCGCCGGCACCGGTGGCCGCTTCAGCTCCTCCAAGATGGCGTTCCTGCAACGCCTCTTCTACGACGCCGGCTATCACACGGTCGCGTTGTCATCTCCCACGCATTTCAACTACATCACCAGCCTCTCCAAGCACGGCATTGCCGGCTACGTGCCCTATGACGTGGACGACCTTTACACACTCATGCAGTGGATACGGAAAGATGTGGAAGCCCGCCGCAAGGTCAGCGGTTACAGCGTCACAGGCTACAGCCTCGGAGCCATGCATTCGGCCTTTCTGGCGGAGCGGGATGCTAGGGAACAGCGTTTCAACTTCGACAAGGTACTGCTCATCAATCCCCCCGTGGACCTCTTCAGTTCCGCCACCACGTTCGACTCCTGGCTGAAGGATCCTGACGGCAAACATAGCCCCCAGAAGGCCATAGACAAGTTCATCCACAAGTTCTCGGAGTTCTATAAAACCGGAAATTTCGCGCGATTGGACAGTGAAGTACTCTACACGTTCTTCAACACCCTCGACATGGACGATATGGAACTGAAGCAGCTTATCGGAGCAAGCTTCCGGCTGACGGCATCGTCCATGATCTTCACGTCAGACGTCTGCCTCAATGCGGGCTACGTTGTCCCCGCAGATACGAAGCTGGATACGGCCAGCCCGCTGCTGCCCTACTTCACCACCGCCAGCAAACTTCCGTTCGAGGACTACTTCCACGAATTCCTGCTGCCCTACCTGCAATATGTGGACGCGGATATGACAGAAGAAAAGGCACTTGCAGACTGCTCGCTGCGCAAGATCGCCCCGTTCCTGAAAACCACAGACAACATCCTGCTGGTCGGCAATCTGGACGACCCCATCCTGCAACCGGATGAAGTACGCTTTCTGCAGGATACGCTGGGAGAACGCGCCACGTTTTTCGACAGGGGCGGACACTGCGGCAACATGCAATTTGACCAATTCGCCCGCGCCATGCTGCGCGCCATCACCCGATAG
- a CDS encoding methyl-accepting chemotaxis protein, protein MKFWIKTISARFLLLSVAGMLAMGVMAVVSLSAMSGLGRAFEETKAIHIDGKMATLAINRDINYISRLTRNIMLGSDYDKDMKRLDERIADIRDSFKVLRGTAANDEERALVARAEEAALGFVEDGRRFSRELASVPREERHGHYEAYGKSATPLAQKSRKYFGELIRIKDAGFDESMTAFSGAVSDARFVALATLGGVGVLLGLSCLLVLRSITTPLRTAQRFAEDVARGEYNEIDVRGFSGELAVLMESLNLMVQQLRKRIAYAQGVLEGLSVPCVVTNAEGRVDWTNNHVLRLAEKGGDPAEYIGGPTSRLFEAEGEAGCVCVEAIRQRSYVHKEMTLVTGRGNRVVADVKATPFHDMDGNLLGAISSFFDLTETRKREALINEQNNKLAQSAGEVAKISDELESAARDLESVVASCLSGAESQKERTSNVAAAIEQMNATVADIAHSASDSAQLAADTRETATGGADIVSGVIATVREVSERGEMLKEDMETLEKQAEGIGEIISVINDIADQTNLLALNAAIEAARAGDAGRGFAVVADEVRKLAEKTMQATKQVADYVGAIQESTHKNNRNTGETIVKVQHAVELATRAGDALQSILRLAGRTADQVRSIATAAEEQSVTNEQIARSSEEIHQTATYASHELNSSGKSVARLTELAKELSGTVAGMGGGR, encoded by the coding sequence ATGAAGTTCTGGATAAAGACTATTTCAGCCCGTTTTTTGCTGCTCAGCGTTGCGGGGATGCTGGCCATGGGGGTTATGGCTGTTGTTTCCCTTTCTGCGATGTCAGGTTTGGGCAGGGCTTTTGAGGAGACTAAGGCAATCCACATAGACGGCAAGATGGCCACGCTCGCCATTAACCGTGATATCAACTACATAAGTAGGTTGACGCGCAACATCATGCTGGGCAGTGACTATGACAAGGATATGAAGAGGCTTGATGAGCGCATTGCCGATATCAGAGACAGCTTCAAGGTACTTCGGGGTACTGCTGCAAATGATGAGGAAAGGGCGCTGGTTGCCAGAGCGGAGGAGGCCGCACTCGGATTTGTGGAAGATGGCAGACGTTTTTCCCGCGAGTTGGCATCTGTGCCGCGTGAAGAGCGTCATGGGCATTATGAGGCGTATGGCAAGTCAGCTACGCCGTTGGCGCAGAAGTCACGAAAGTATTTTGGTGAACTCATCCGCATCAAAGATGCGGGGTTTGATGAATCCATGACAGCCTTTTCAGGGGCTGTAAGCGATGCGCGTTTTGTCGCGCTTGCGACTCTTGGAGGTGTCGGTGTGCTTCTGGGGCTGAGCTGCCTGCTCGTTCTGCGATCTATAACGACCCCTTTGCGGACAGCCCAGCGCTTTGCCGAAGACGTTGCCAGGGGCGAATATAATGAGATCGATGTTCGCGGCTTCAGCGGGGAATTGGCTGTGCTGATGGAGTCGCTCAATCTCATGGTGCAGCAACTGCGTAAGCGCATAGCCTATGCGCAGGGCGTGCTTGAAGGGTTGTCGGTTCCATGTGTGGTCACTAACGCCGAAGGTCGTGTGGACTGGACCAATAATCATGTGCTGCGACTCGCAGAGAAGGGCGGTGACCCTGCGGAATATATTGGCGGTCCCACCAGTCGCCTGTTTGAAGCTGAAGGGGAAGCGGGCTGTGTTTGTGTCGAGGCGATCCGGCAACGGAGCTACGTGCATAAGGAGATGACGCTGGTCACAGGGCGGGGCAACAGGGTGGTTGCAGACGTGAAGGCGACTCCTTTTCATGACATGGACGGGAATCTGCTTGGTGCCATTTCCAGCTTCTTTGACCTTACGGAGACTCGAAAACGTGAGGCGTTGATCAATGAACAGAACAACAAGTTGGCACAGAGTGCCGGTGAAGTTGCAAAAATCAGCGATGAACTGGAATCCGCCGCCCGTGATCTTGAGTCTGTTGTGGCTTCCTGCCTGTCCGGCGCGGAGAGCCAGAAGGAGCGTACCTCCAATGTGGCCGCGGCCATTGAACAGATGAACGCCACCGTTGCCGATATAGCGCACAGCGCTTCGGATTCGGCGCAACTGGCTGCGGACACCCGCGAAACAGCCACCGGCGGAGCAGATATCGTGAGTGGTGTCATTGCAACGGTGCGCGAGGTGAGCGAACGGGGCGAGATGCTCAAAGAGGACATGGAAACGCTTGAAAAGCAGGCAGAGGGAATTGGCGAGATTATCTCCGTAATCAACGATATCGCTGACCAGACCAACCTGCTTGCCCTGAACGCTGCTATTGAAGCGGCCCGTGCCGGTGATGCCGGTCGTGGGTTCGCCGTTGTGGCGGATGAAGTGCGTAAACTGGCCGAAAAGACAATGCAGGCGACCAAACAGGTGGCGGATTATGTGGGAGCCATACAGGAAAGCACGCACAAGAACAACAGGAACACGGGTGAAACGATAGTGAAGGTTCAGCACGCCGTTGAATTGGCAACGCGCGCGGGAGACGCTTTGCAGTCAATTCTGCGCCTTGCTGGCAGAACGGCAGACCAGGTGCGCTCCATTGCTACTGCAGCCGAAGAGCAGAGCGTTACCAACGAACAGATTGCCCGTTCGTCCGAGGAAATCCATCAGACCGCAACATATGCTTCACACGAGTTGAATAGTTCGGGAAAGTCTGTGGCGCGGTTAACCGAGCTTGCAAAGGAACTGAGCGGCACCGTGGCCGGCATGGGAGGGGGCCGCTGA
- a CDS encoding glycosyltransferase, whose protein sequence is MIYYVIPAYQPGSSFVTVVQGLIESGVSPQSIIVVNDGSAEVCAPFFSEVKGFGVEVLVHEVNRGKGGALKTALKFAMEKGRDLTGVVTLDADGQHLPQDVVRVAEQLERNPEALILGVRSFGEGVPLRSRFGNVLTRSLMRFFTGQSISDTQTGLRGIPAGFFPELLSIDANGYEFEMDMLMQCKGRYRIHEVAIQTIYIDDNAASHFNPIMDSMRIYLVLFRFVVSSVLSAVVDNVIFAIGFLVWPNIAGCQVLGRLGSLCLNYSLNRSKVFRSDNSVASSMPKYLGLVVFSGVLSYLLIRMLSAAGMNVIVAKLFAETLLFFFNFVVQRTYIFKHS, encoded by the coding sequence ATGATTTATTATGTTATTCCGGCGTATCAGCCGGGAAGCAGTTTTGTGACCGTTGTGCAAGGACTTATAGAGTCTGGCGTTTCTCCACAATCGATCATTGTTGTGAACGATGGTTCGGCGGAGGTGTGTGCTCCCTTTTTCTCCGAGGTAAAGGGCTTCGGGGTTGAGGTGCTTGTGCACGAGGTCAATCGCGGTAAAGGGGGAGCCCTCAAAACGGCTCTTAAATTTGCAATGGAAAAGGGCCGTGATTTGACAGGGGTGGTCACTCTTGATGCAGACGGGCAGCATCTTCCTCAGGATGTGGTTCGGGTGGCTGAGCAGTTGGAGCGTAATCCTGAGGCGTTGATTCTTGGGGTGCGTAGTTTTGGGGAAGGAGTTCCGCTGAGGAGCCGTTTCGGCAATGTTCTTACCCGCAGTCTCATGCGTTTTTTTACCGGGCAGTCTATTTCAGATACTCAGACCGGCCTTCGTGGCATTCCTGCCGGGTTCTTTCCTGAATTGTTGAGCATTGATGCAAACGGGTACGAGTTCGAGATGGATATGCTCATGCAATGCAAGGGACGGTATCGGATTCATGAGGTGGCCATTCAGACTATCTACATAGACGACAATGCAGCATCGCATTTTAATCCGATTATGGATTCTATGCGAATTTATCTGGTCTTGTTTCGTTTTGTCGTATCCTCCGTGCTGTCCGCTGTTGTCGATAATGTAATTTTTGCCATCGGCTTTCTTGTCTGGCCGAACATTGCAGGATGTCAGGTGCTCGGCAGGCTGGGATCCCTGTGCCTGAATTACTCCCTTAATCGCAGCAAAGTCTTCCGCAGTGATAATAGTGTCGCCTCGTCCATGCCCAAATATCTTGGGTTGGTGGTTTTTTCAGGCGTGCTTAGCTATTTGCTTATCCGTATGCTGAGTGCTGCCGGCATGAATGTCATTGTCGCCAAACTCTTTGCGGAAACCCTGCTGTTCTTCTTTAACTTCGTTGTGCAGCGCACGTATATTTTCAAACATAGCTAA
- a CDS encoding DUF721 domain-containing protein: MEQRIGEALDRLLQRKGAGTGFKLTQLWRNWDMVMGEELRLLAIPLGHRKTTLIIGAEDNMAQQELTYYTYEIIERVNAFLDEPFFDKVQVNLLMGKPALDELEMPSIERFVPELPPRPAKLGTLLGKLDPASPVTRCYEKYVRMFDDAERQRHRHEGDDR; this comes from the coding sequence ATGGAACAACGCATCGGCGAGGCGCTTGACCGCCTGCTTCAGCGCAAAGGCGCGGGAACAGGCTTCAAGCTTACGCAACTGTGGCGCAACTGGGATATGGTAATGGGGGAAGAGCTCAGACTTCTCGCCATTCCGCTCGGGCATCGCAAGACAACGCTGATCATAGGTGCGGAGGATAATATGGCGCAGCAGGAGCTGACCTATTACACCTATGAAATCATCGAACGGGTCAATGCGTTTTTGGACGAACCCTTTTTCGACAAGGTGCAGGTGAACCTTCTCATGGGCAAGCCTGCGCTGGACGAGCTGGAAATGCCGTCCATCGAGCGCTTTGTTCCCGAACTGCCGCCGCGGCCGGCGAAGTTGGGAACCCTGCTCGGCAAGCTCGACCCGGCCTCGCCGGTAACACGCTGTTACGAAAAATACGTCCGCATGTTTGACGATGCGGAGCGGCAGCGACACAGACACGAAGGAGATGACAGATGA
- a CDS encoding FUSC family protein: protein MPLSDLDSTAAHIRHGIKTGIAALLALVIASLLDPKFGMWAVVSSVIVMQVNVAESIQMCWYRFTGTAVGAVIGILGIVLFPPTFLGTSLALFTTVGFCAYMTRHNPRYRMAAITVAIVLIASLGVENRITFSLMRVVEIAIGVLCSYVVSIWILPARVGEALKARLQNQFSRAADTYGQLVEDFLGDSVSTTEETLAPLLKDIAGNRDLFRKMLRHESPLFDDNASLMDRQIVVLEQCARHLAGMLRTVQDMREGGYNLIMAPEIRAVVTASREAMRAIGEGVAPSVESLRALLDKSDRKLEELRESGATKRFSVRELVQVLAFYHYVQRMGEDLQTAFIRPDGSARV from the coding sequence ATGCCCCTTTCAGATCTGGACTCCACAGCGGCACATATCCGCCACGGCATCAAAACCGGCATCGCCGCCCTGCTTGCACTCGTCATCGCCTCTCTGCTCGACCCCAAGTTCGGCATGTGGGCCGTGGTTTCCTCCGTCATCGTCATGCAGGTGAACGTGGCCGAATCCATCCAGATGTGCTGGTATCGCTTCACAGGCACTGCCGTAGGTGCCGTCATAGGCATTCTCGGCATTGTTCTGTTTCCCCCGACATTTCTGGGCACCTCGCTGGCCCTTTTCACGACCGTAGGCTTCTGCGCCTACATGACGCGCCACAATCCCCGTTACCGCATGGCGGCCATTACCGTTGCCATCGTACTCATCGCCAGTCTGGGGGTTGAGAACCGGATAACTTTCAGCCTGATGCGTGTGGTGGAAATCGCCATTGGCGTGCTCTGCTCCTATGTGGTTTCCATCTGGATTCTGCCCGCCCGCGTGGGCGAGGCGCTGAAGGCCCGCCTGCAGAACCAGTTCTCCCGGGCAGCGGACACATACGGACAACTGGTGGAAGACTTCCTCGGCGACAGCGTCTCAACCACCGAGGAAACGCTGGCCCCCCTGCTGAAGGACATTGCAGGCAACCGCGACCTGTTCCGCAAGATGCTGCGCCATGAGTCACCGCTTTTTGACGACAACGCCTCGCTCATGGACAGGCAGATCGTGGTGCTCGAACAGTGCGCCCGGCATCTGGCAGGCATGCTGAGAACCGTGCAGGACATGCGCGAAGGCGGCTACAACCTCATCATGGCGCCGGAGATTCGTGCCGTGGTCACGGCATCACGCGAAGCCATGCGGGCCATAGGGGAAGGGGTTGCCCCAAGCGTAGAATCCCTGCGCGCCCTGCTGGACAAGTCTGACCGCAAACTTGAAGAACTACGGGAATCGGGTGCCACCAAGCGGTTCTCTGTACGCGAACTGGTGCAGGTGCTGGCCTTTTATCACTATGTACAGCGCATGGGCGAAGACCTGCAGACCGCCTTCATACGGCCGGACGGTTCCGCGCGCGTATAG
- a CDS encoding enoyl-CoA hydratase/isomerase family protein, which translates to MTDQQACDDILQIERRGRAALLRLCGDFFQNIKDLGRRDRVLNAFDSLSMDKDISVIILSTAYCGVGVEEYVRFFREQLEGMEKQAAHRFCNAVNQVMLEMVRSGKLVVHTCCGDMLTFFLGVSMAADYSIVAEDSVFHNSYLDIGTLPKGGLPYFVSRKLGNRAVYELLLAERELSAQQALKLGLVDAVVPKEQMEEAAFAYAARFENVSPRTITGTKRLTNWCIRDLEEYLSYENKQMMKTLDQFG; encoded by the coding sequence ATGACGGATCAGCAGGCTTGTGATGATATTCTCCAGATCGAACGCCGAGGCCGTGCCGCGCTGCTCAGATTGTGCGGCGACTTCTTCCAGAACATCAAGGATCTCGGCAGGCGCGACAGGGTGCTGAACGCCTTTGATTCGCTGAGCATGGACAAGGATATCTCCGTGATCATTCTCAGCACCGCCTATTGCGGAGTGGGGGTTGAGGAGTATGTCCGTTTCTTCCGTGAACAACTTGAGGGCATGGAGAAGCAGGCAGCGCACCGCTTCTGCAACGCCGTCAATCAGGTGATGCTGGAGATGGTGCGTTCCGGCAAGCTGGTGGTACATACCTGCTGCGGCGATATGCTCACCTTCTTCCTCGGTGTTTCCATGGCGGCAGACTACAGCATTGTTGCCGAAGACAGCGTCTTCCATAACTCCTATCTGGATATCGGCACTCTGCCCAAGGGCGGGCTGCCCTACTTCGTCTCCCGAAAGCTGGGAAACCGCGCCGTATATGAACTGCTGCTTGCAGAGCGTGAACTTTCGGCGCAGCAGGCTCTGAAATTGGGGCTGGTGGATGCCGTGGTGCCGAAGGAGCAGATGGAAGAGGCCGCCTTTGCCTATGCCGCCCGTTTCGAGAATGTTTCCCCGCGCACCATCACCGGAACCAAGCGGCTCACCAACTGGTGTATCCGCGACCTTGAGGAATACCTCAGCTACGAAAACAAGCAGATGATGAAGACGCTGGACCAGTTCGGGTAG
- a CDS encoding 6-pyruvoyl trahydropterin synthase family protein: MLTITKEFSFHAAHRLCIPGKSDEENRRIYGVCSTLHGHTYRLQVMLSGTPDETGMILHFDALKAVVAREVLDRYDHASLNDLDEYRDKPATAENMAMHIFAVLDRALASDRYRLERVTVYETPTAWATCSRDASA, from the coding sequence ATGCTTACCATTACCAAAGAGTTTTCCTTTCACGCAGCCCATCGGCTGTGCATTCCCGGCAAATCCGACGAGGAGAACCGCCGCATCTACGGCGTGTGCTCTACGCTCCACGGTCATACCTACCGTCTTCAGGTCATGCTTTCCGGCACGCCTGACGAGACGGGCATGATCCTGCACTTTGACGCGCTCAAGGCCGTAGTGGCCCGCGAGGTGCTGGACCGCTATGACCATGCCAGCCTCAACGATCTTGACGAGTATCGCGACAAGCCCGCCACGGCGGAGAACATGGCAATGCACATCTTTGCCGTGCTTGACCGTGCGCTGGCGTCTGACCGCTACCGGCTGGAGCGGGTAACCGTATACGAAACGCCCACTGCATGGGCGACCTGCTCCCGCGATGCGTCCGCGTAA
- a CDS encoding 7-carboxy-7-deazaguanine synthase QueE, giving the protein MRPRKPQGEHAETSATVQFDSSVASGRHTAPSDAVAASAEGRAGGGKNGVSIHGCDVVQSGSGPLLAVTEIFASLQGEGPFMGQPAVFVRLAGCVPPFCAWCDTPQALHADDCAMPMTPQAVLEAVLRHPYRMVVITGGEPFRQWDAGLSILADILAGVGRTIQYETSGKAGIPADCGGFVVCSPKPADAAMGGCAGALALAAGDAARVDAFKFVIDCRTGHEQHDENAALRSVLDFIGAHAVSPDKVWLMPRGSRKDEQLRNMALVWELCVQHGFNFAPRLHILTFDDRKGI; this is encoded by the coding sequence ATGCGTCCGCGTAAGCCGCAGGGCGAACACGCAGAGACTTCCGCAACCGTTCAGTTCGATTCTTCCGTAGCGTCAGGTAGGCACACAGCGCCTTCCGATGCTGTTGCCGCGTCTGCCGAAGGGCGCGCTGGCGGCGGGAAAAACGGAGTCTCCATACATGGTTGCGATGTCGTGCAGAGCGGCTCCGGGCCTCTGCTGGCGGTGACGGAAATATTCGCATCCCTGCAGGGCGAGGGCCCGTTCATGGGGCAGCCCGCCGTGTTCGTGCGGCTGGCCGGATGCGTGCCGCCGTTCTGCGCGTGGTGCGACACCCCGCAGGCTCTGCACGCCGATGACTGTGCCATGCCCATGACGCCGCAGGCTGTGCTTGAGGCGGTGCTGCGCCATCCGTACCGCATGGTGGTTATCACCGGCGGCGAGCCGTTCAGGCAGTGGGATGCGGGCCTTTCCATTCTTGCGGATATACTTGCGGGTGTCGGCCGCACCATTCAGTATGAGACAAGCGGCAAAGCGGGTATTCCGGCTGATTGCGGCGGTTTTGTGGTGTGTTCGCCCAAGCCTGCCGATGCCGCCATGGGCGGCTGTGCCGGAGCTTTGGCCCTTGCGGCCGGGGATGCGGCCCGTGTGGATGCCTTCAAATTCGTGATCGATTGCCGGACGGGACATGAGCAGCATGACGAGAATGCCGCGCTCAGGTCCGTTCTGGATTTCATAGGCGCACATGCAGTTTCGCCTGACAAGGTGTGGCTCATGCCGCGTGGCTCCCGCAAGGACGAGCAACTGCGGAATATGGCGCTGGTGTGGGAATTATGCGTGCAGCACGGCTTCAACTTCGCGCCGCGCCTGCATATTCTGACGTTTGACGACAGGAAGGGAATATAG
- the queC gene encoding 7-cyano-7-deazaguanine synthase QueC, producing MKDAVIVLSGGMDSAVLLAHELSLGTRVAALSFDYGSKHNSRELPMAAGLCKHYGVDHAIVPLPFMNELFSSSLLQSGEAIPDGAYDADSMKSTVVPFRNGILIAIAVGYAESVGASRVLIGSHSGDHHIYPDCRPEFNEAMNGAALCGTDGKVRVAFPFADMDKREIGDLGRTLGVDFAATWTCYKGGEVHCGTCGACDERKFALRHDEGMDPTTYLK from the coding sequence ATGAAGGATGCAGTCATTGTACTTTCCGGCGGCATGGATTCCGCCGTGCTGCTGGCACATGAACTATCGCTGGGCACCCGCGTGGCGGCACTCAGCTTTGATTACGGTTCCAAGCACAACAGCCGCGAACTGCCCATGGCGGCAGGGCTTTGCAAGCACTACGGCGTGGATCACGCCATTGTGCCGCTGCCGTTCATGAACGAACTTTTTTCGTCCTCGCTGCTGCAGTCCGGGGAAGCCATCCCCGACGGCGCGTATGATGCCGACTCCATGAAGAGCACGGTGGTGCCCTTCCGCAACGGCATTCTTATCGCCATTGCCGTTGGTTATGCCGAATCTGTGGGTGCTTCGCGCGTGCTCATCGGCTCTCATTCCGGCGATCATCATATCTATCCGGACTGCCGTCCCGAATTCAACGAGGCCATGAACGGGGCGGCGTTGTGCGGTACGGACGGCAAGGTGCGCGTGGCCTTCCCCTTTGCGGATATGGACAAGCGCGAGATCGGTGACCTTGGCCGCACGCTGGGCGTGGATTTCGCTGCCACCTGGACCTGCTACAAGGGTGGCGAGGTGCACTGCGGCACCTGTGGCGCATGCGATGAGCGCAAGTTCGCCCTGCGGCATGACGAAGGCATGGACCCCACAACCTATCTGAAATAG
- the queF gene encoding NADPH-dependent 7-cyano-7-deazaguanine reductase QueF (Catalyzes the NADPH-dependent reduction of 7-cyano-7-deazaguanine (preQ0) to 7-aminomethyl-7-deazaguanine (preQ1) in queuosine biosynthesis) has protein sequence MSVMDSDKLVLGRQVDYSLQYDPKQLCPIPRELGRTAAGIHTALLRHGEDIWNIYELSWLAPSGLPVVGMAVVRVPWQAPFLIESKSLKLYCNSFNMTRFDSAAAVREAMERDLSEASGAPVTVDLLEPHRFSEVVIAEPNGVCVEEVADFASAQGTADFVYDIDPSLLKVTDESAREILFSRLFRSRCPVTGQPDWATVRVVYAGPRIDPEGLMRYLVSYRSHQGFHEACVERIYGDILTHCRPDELEVSARFTRRGGIDINPVRSTHDGVWDNLRDPRQ, from the coding sequence ATGTCAGTAATGGATTCCGACAAGCTTGTTCTGGGCAGGCAGGTGGACTACAGCCTGCAGTACGATCCCAAACAGCTGTGCCCCATTCCGCGGGAACTGGGCCGCACTGCGGCTGGCATTCACACGGCTCTGCTCAGGCATGGCGAAGATATCTGGAATATCTACGAGCTTTCATGGCTGGCCCCTTCCGGCCTGCCCGTGGTGGGCATGGCTGTGGTGCGGGTGCCGTGGCAAGCGCCGTTTCTCATCGAGTCCAAGTCGCTCAAGTTGTATTGCAATTCGTTCAACATGACCCGCTTTGACAGTGCCGCAGCGGTTCGTGAAGCCATGGAACGCGATCTTTCTGAGGCTTCCGGCGCGCCCGTGACCGTGGATTTGCTTGAGCCTCACCGCTTCAGCGAGGTGGTGATTGCAGAGCCCAACGGCGTCTGCGTGGAAGAAGTGGCGGACTTTGCCTCGGCGCAGGGCACCGCGGACTTTGTTTACGATATCGATCCGTCCCTGCTGAAGGTTACGGATGAATCGGCCCGCGAGATTCTGTTCTCCCGTCTGTTCCGCTCCCGTTGTCCCGTAACCGGCCAGCCGGACTGGGCCACCGTGCGTGTGGTGTATGCCGGTCCGCGCATCGATCCGGAAGGGCTCATGCGTTATCTCGTCTCCTACCGTTCGCATCAGGGATTCCATGAAGCCTGCGTGGAACGCATCTACGGAGACATCCTCACGCACTGCCGACCGGATGAGCTGGAGGTAAGCGCCCGCTTTACCCGTCGCGGCGGCATAGACATCAACCCCGTGCGCTCGACGCACGACGGCGTGTGGGACAACCTGCGCGATCCTCGACAGTAA